In Sulfitobacter sp. LCG007, the sequence TGTCGCGCCCGGTTCCTTCCTTTGCTTCAAAATATCCCCGCCGGAGGCAGCGCGCCCTGGCGCGCTTCGAAGCGATCGCCTCTTCAGAAGAAGGATTGCGGGTCTATGTCCACCGCAAGACGCAGATCGCCCCTGACCCGAAGCGGCGCGATCCAGCGCGATATGGCATCCTGAAGCGGCACGTCCTTGCGTGCCTTGACGAGCAGACGCACTCGATGGCGCCCCCGGATGCGCGCGATCGGGGCCGGCGCGGGGCCGAAGACCTGCGCGCCCACGCTGCGCAGCGCCTCGTCATGGCGCGCCAGGCGGTTGCCCGCGTCAAAAGCAAGGGCCGCGTCCGGAGAGCTCAGCACGATCCCGGCAAGCCTGCCGTAGGGCGGCACACCCGCAGCCTCGCGCTCGCGCGCTTCCGCCGCCCAGAAAGCCTGCTCGTCTCCGCCCACGATGGCCCGCATCACCGGATGTTCCGGCTGGTAGGTCTGAAGCAGCGCCTGACCCGGCCTGTCCGCCCGTCCGGCCCGCCCCGCGACCTGCCGCATGAGCTGGAACGTCCGTTCCGCTGCGCGCAGGTCCGACCCCTGCAGACCCAGGTCCGCATCGATCACGCCCACGAGTGTCAGCAGCGGGAAGTTGTGGCCCTTCGCGACCAGCTGCGTGCCGATGACGATGTCGGCGCTTCCCGCCGCGATGCCTTCGATCTCGGCCTTCAGTGCGCGGGCCGATCCGTACATGTCCGAACTCAGCGTGGCGATGCGCGCCTGCGGGAACAGCGCCGCGGCTTCCTCGCCCAGCCTCTCCACCCCCGGCCCGATGGCCGCCAGCTTGCCCTCGGCCTGGCAGGAGGGGCACACGGCCGGAACCGGCTTCGTCTCGCCGCACTGGTGGCAGACCAGCCGCTTCTGAAAGCGATGCTCGACCATGCGCGCGTCGCAGTGGTCGCATCCGACCTGATGACCGCAGGCCCGGCAGAGCGTCACAGGGGCATAGCCGCGCCGGTTGATGAAGAGCATCGCCTGTTCGCCCGCCGCCAGCCGCTTTCCCACCTCCGCCTGCAGCACGGACGAGATCCATCGGTCCGACGGCAGATCCTCGCCGCGCATGTCGATACAGCCCATTTCCGGCAGGACCGCTGTCCCGAACCGCGACGTCAGATCGAGCCTCGCGTATTTGCCGTTCTGCGCATTCACCCAGCTTTCAAGCGAGGGTGTGGCCGAGGCCAGCACCACCTGCGCCCCGCAGATCGAGGCCCGCAGCACCGCCATGTCACGCGCGTTGTAAAGCACCCCTTCCTCCTGCTTGTAGGAGTTGTCGTGTTCCTCGTCGACGACGATCAGCCCGAGATCCCGGAACGGCAGGAACAGCGCAGAGCGCGCCCCGATCACCAGTTGCACATTTCCCTCGCCCACCATCTTCCAGATCCGCCGCCGCTCGGTCATCGTGGCGCCCGAATGCCATTCCGCGGGCCGCGCGCCGAAGCGCTCTTCGACCCGGGTGAGGAACTCGGCCGTCAACGCGATCTCGGGCAGCAACACCAGCGACTGACGGCCCTGCCCGAGGCAGGCCGCCACCGCCTCGAGGTAGACTTCGGTCTTGCCCGAACCGGTGACCCCGCGCAGCAGCGTGGTACCGTATCCGCCCGAACGGACGGCCTCTTGAAGCCGCGCCGCGGCCTCCTGCTGTTCATTGGTCAGAGCCTTGCCGCCGCCATCGGCCGACAGGCGCGGATACGGCAGGTCGCGGGGGCTTTCCTCCTCGAGCACCGCGCCCTGCGCCACGAGCCCCTTGATCACCGAACCCGACACGCCCGCCGCCTCGGCAAGCTCGTGCAGCGTGAAGGCAAGATCGCCGTAGTCGCTGAGCGCTTCCAGCACCTTGCGCCGGGCATCGGTCATCCGGTCGGGTTCGGCGGGTCCGCGCCGGTAGACGCGCCGCATCGCGGGGGCGCCGCCGAGGTCTGGGACCCGTGTGGCCAGCCGCAGCATCGCGGGCAGGGGCGTCAGCGTGTATTCGGCGGCGCGCAGAAGGAAGCTGCGCATCTCATCGCGCATCGGCGCAACGTCGAAGACCCGAAGGACCGAGCGGATCCTTGCCAGGTCGAAATCGCCCTGCCCCGGCCCCCAGACGACGCCCGGCACCTTGCGCGGCCCCAGCGGGACCTCGACGAAATCCCCGGTGCGACAGCCGTATTCGGGCGCCTTGTAGTCGAGCGGCCGGTCAAGGGGTTGCGTGGTCAGGACACTGACCAGAGCGCCCGGCTCGTGGAACTGAGGCACGCCCAAGACGACTTCTCCTGACTGCAGCGACGGAAATGAGGGTTTCAGCATCGCAGATCATGGGTTAAATCCAAGCGCAAGCGCGAACGGTCCGGCAGCCTGCGCTCCTGCCCAACGCATCAGAGGACATCCGACATGAAGTTTTTCGTCGACACCGCCGAGATCGATGCCATCCGCGAACTCAACGACCTCGGAATGGTTGACGGGGTGACAACGAACCCGTCGCTGATCATGAAATCCGGCCGCGACATCCGCGAAGTCACCAAGGAGATCTGCGACCTGGTGGACGGGCCGGTCAGCGCCGAGACCGTTGCGCTCGACTCGGACGGCATGATCAGCGAGGGCCGCAAGCTGGCCGAGATCGCGCCGAACATCACCGTCAAGGTGCCGCTCACCTGGGACGGCCTGAAGGCCTGCAAGGTGCTTTCGGGCGAGGGCAAGATGGTGAACGTGACGCTCTGCTTCTCGGCCAACCAGGCCCTGCTGGCCGCGAAGGCCGGGGCGACCTTCATCAGCCCCTTCATCGGACGTCTCGACGACATCCATATCGACGGAATGGAGCTGATCCAGGACATCCGCACGATCTACGATAATTACGGCTTCGAGACCCAGATCCTCGCCGCCTCCATCCGGTCGGTGAATCACGTGCAGGAAGCCGCCCTGATCGGCGCCGACGTCATGACCGCCCCGCCCGAGGTAATCCGCAAGCTCGCGGGTCATCCCCTTACGGACAAGGGCCTCGAACAGTTCCTCGCCGACTGGAAGAAGACCGGACAGACCATCGTCTGATCCTCACGCGGCCTCAGGGCCTACCGCCGTGACGCGCATCGGCAACACCGCGTCACGGTCGAGACAACGCTGCGGCAAAGAGGCAGATTTTGCCTCGCCGCCATGTTATTCCACATAAAAACCAAGAGAGCAGGATGACGAGCAGTCCCAGGATAGAGGACGCCCTCCGCGAGGCGATCATAACCGAACCCGGCGTGATTCTCGACGACGCCGACCTGATGCGTGCGCTCATGGCCGCGAACGAACGGGCGATGGGAGAGAACATCGTCGACCTGCGCGGGATCGCGATGGAGCGGCTCGAGCGCCGCCTCGACCGGCTGGAAGACACCCACCGGTCGGTGATCGCGGCGGCCTACGAGAACCTCGCCGGAACCAACCAGATCCACAGGGCAGTGCTCAAGCTGCTCGACCCCGACGATTTCGCGACGTTTCTCGAGATGATCGAAACCGAACTGGCCGAGATCCTGAGGGTGGACTGCGTGCGGCTGGTGCTGGAATCGCGTCTCGACGAGAACGACCCGTCGATCGCGCGTCTGGGCAAGGTCCTGCGCATCTGCACGCCGGGGTTCATCGACGACTATCTCGACGGGACACGCCGTGCCTCGAACCGGCCGGTCACGCTGCGCCGCGTCGAAAGCGCCAGCGAGCGGATCTATGCAGGCCAAGCGCCTGCCATACGTTCCGAGGCCTGTCTGAAGCTGGACATAGGAACAGGCCGCCTGCCGGGCCTTCTGGTGCTCGGCGCGCGCGACCCGAGCATGTTCGGCGCTCATCAGGGCACCGACCTGCTTGCCTTTCTGGCGGCCACCATGGAGCGGCTCATGCGGCGCTGGCTGCGGTGAGCATGCAGACGCGCGCCGCCCATGAGCAGGATGCGCTGATCAGCCCCGGCGCGCGCGACGCCCTGGAGGCCTGGCTCGCGGCGCAAGGCGCGCTGCACGGCGCCTCGGCAAACACGCTTTCCGCCTATCGGGGGGACGTGGCGGGCTTTCTCGCCTTCGTCGCCGGCCACAAGGGAGGTCATCAGGGTCTCGGCGCGCTGGCGCGCCTCAGCGTGACCGACATGCGCGCCTGGATGGCCCGGACACGCGCGGGGGGGGTCGGTCCCCGATCGCTCGCGCGAAAGCTTTCGGCGGTCAAGGCGTTCTATCGCTGGCTGGCCGAACGGGAGGGCTTCGAGCCCACGGCAGTGCTGTCGACCCGCTCGCCCAAGTTCCAGCGCAAACTGCCGCGTCCGCTGTCCGAAGAGGCCGCCCGCGAGGTCATCGACCGGGTCGAGAGCCGTTCCGACAAGACGTGGGTCGCGGCGCGCGACGTGGCCGTGCTGACCCTGCTCTGGGGGTGCGGGCTGCGGATATCCGAGGCGCTCGGCCTCAGGGCGGGCGATGCGCCGCTGCCTCCGGCGCTGTGCATCCGGGGCAAGGGCGGCAAGGAGCGGATGGTGCCGATCCTGCCCGCCGCACGCGAGGCCGTGGGTACCTATCTCGCACTTTGCCCGCACCCGAGCCAACCCGCAGACCCGCTGTTCAGGGCCCTGCGCGGCGGCGCGCTCAGCCCCCGCACGATCCAGAAGGCGATGGCGGAGGCGCGGATGGCCTGCGGTCTTCCGGCCTCGGCCACGCCGCATGCGATGCGCCACAGCTTCGCCACGCATCTGCTGGACGCCGGCGGCGACCTGCGCGCGATCCAGGAACTTCTGGGCCATGCCTCGCTTTCGACGACACAGGCCTACACCGCCGTCGACACCGCCCGCCTGATGGAAGTCTATCGCAACGCGCATCCCCGGGCGTGAGAGTGTCGCGACCCGAGCGAGCCCCCGGATTTCCTTTTGCATCCGGTTAACCTTTCCTTCAAGAACGCCCGCATGTCGCTTCGTCTCAAAGCCCTTCTCGTCCACCTCCTCACGGCAACAGGTGCGGTCTTCGCGATGCTCGCGATGCTGGCGGCGGTGGACGCCAAGTGGGATCTGATGTTCCTCTGGCTGGTCGTCGCGTTCGCCGTGGACGGCATCGATGGCCCCCTCGCGCGGCGCTATGACGTCAAGGTCAACTCGCCGCTTTTCGATGGCGTCCTTCTGGACCTCATCATCGACTACCTGACCTATGTCTTCATCCCCGCCTTCGCGCTTTTCCGGTCCGGCCTCATGGACGGCTGGAGCGGCTGGGTCGTGATCATCATCATCACCTTCGCCTCGGCGATGTATTTCGCGGACACGCGGATGAAGACAAAGGACAATTCCTTTGCCGGCTTTCCGGGATGCTGGAACATGCTGGTCCTCGTGCTCTTCGCACTCAAACCCGGCTGGGCCACCTGTCTCGTGGTCGTCACGCTGCTGGCAGCCGCCATGTTCACGAACCTCAAATTCGTCCACCCGGTCAGAACCGAGCGCTGGCGCGCAGTGACGTTGCCGATGGCACTTGCATGGACCTTCTTTGCCGGCTGGGCGGCCTGGGTGGACTTCCACCCCGAAAGCTGGGCCCACTGGGGACTTGTGTTCACCAGCCTCTATCTGCTGCTTGTCGGCATTGCCCAGCAGCTCATCCCTGTCCGCAGCCCTGACAGCGCCGCGCTTCGCTGACCGGGTAAAATAGGAACAGGCGTTCCGGAAGCGGACCGGTATTCCGTTCTCGGAAACGAAACCGGCGGGATGAAGGAAAACCGTTCCGGAACGACGGGCCTTCATGGAACGGGCTGATGTCCACGGATGTTGATTTCCCGATGCCGAAAGAGCATCTCTGCGCGGATTCGCAATCGAGGTTCCACCATGCTGCTCGAGTCTCTTGATCTCGGCGTCGAAGCGCCAACCGTCCAGCTCCTGCTTGGCCTTCTGCTGGGGCTGACCTTCGGCATAGCGGCGCAGTGGTCCCGTTTCTGTCTGCGCCGCGCCATCGCGGGCGAACCGGCGGAACGCCGCAGCGCGGCTGGCGTGTGGGCGGCGGGTTTTGCCGTCGGCATCCTGGCATTGCAGTTGCTGACACTGGGAGGACTTGTCGACCTTGGCGGGCACCGCTGGCTGTCGCCAGACCTGCCGATAATCGCGCTTGTGCTGGGCGGTATCGCATTCGGCGTCGGCATGGTCCTGACCCGCGGCTGCATCTCGCGCCTGACGGTCCTGTCGGCGGCGGGCAACCTGCGCGCGGCCATCGTGGTCACGCTTTTCGCGATCGTGGCCCATGCGACGCTCAAGGGGGTCCTTGCGCCGCTCCGCACGACGCTGACGGCCTACACCCTGCCCTCCCCCGTGGCGTCGCTGGCCGAACTGCCCGGAGGCCCGCTGGTCTGGGCGCTGGTCCTGGCCGCTCCGGCCCTGGTCTTCGCGCTGCGCTCGGACGTGCGCATTTCCCAACTGCTGCTCGGAGGTCTCATCGGGCTGCTCGCTGCATTTGGCTGGGCCGCGACCTCCGTGCTGCTGCTTGACGATTTCGACCCGCAGCCGGTACAGAGCCTCGCCTTTACCCTGCCGTGGAGCGACGGGCTGTTCTGGACCATCGCGTCAACCTCGATCCAGCCGGGTTTCGGCGTCGGACTGATCGGCGGCACATTGGGCGGCGCATTCCTTTCCGCCGCTTTTCGGGGTGAGCTGAGGCTTGAGAGCTTCCAGTCTCCCGCGCAGACCCTGCGTTACGCGTCGGGCGCACTTCTGATGGGTGTCGGCGGCGTGCTGGCCGGTGGCTGCTCGGTCGGAGCGGGTCTGTCGGGCACCGCCACGCTGTCGGTCGCAGCGCTTGTCGTCCTGCTTTCCATCGTCGCCGGGGCCAAGGCGGCGCAGCTTGCCTTGGGACGGTCTTCCGCGCAGGGCAAGCCGCTGCCCGTCTGACGCATCAGATCAGCAGGCCTGCCGCCCTTTCGTGACACAGGAGCGCGACCTTGGTCTCGATACCCCGACCTCCGGAATAGCCGGTGAGACCGCGTGCGCCCAGCACCCGGTGGCAGGGGATGATCACCGGAATCGGATTGGCACCGCAGGCCTGACCCACCGCCTGCGGCGTGACGCCCAGTTCCTTCGCGATCTCGCCATAGGTCCGGGTTTCACCATAGGGGATGGCGGCGATGGCGTCGCACACATCCCGCTGGAAATCCGAGGCATCCACCCTGAGGGGCAGTTCGAAGGCCTCGCGCTCACGCGCAGCATATTGAGCGATCTGCCGGGCGGCTTCGCGCAGGACCTCCGTCTCGTCATCCCCAGGTGCACTGCCCCACGTCACGCGAACGATTGCGCCGTCCTCGTCGAACAGGCGCAGGGTGCCGAAAGGGCTGAGGACAGAAACATGCGGCATGCAGTCAGCTTGCACGGACCGGCACACTGCGCCAAGCCGTATCTTGCGCCTTCCCGCAGGCAGGCGACGGCCCCGCGGGGCCGCCTCGCTCAATCCCGGGTCAATCCTCGCTCAGGGCTTCGTCGCAGCGTTCGCAGACGCCCGCGTGCGAATGGGTCCCCACATCCGGCAGCACCTTCCAGCAACGTGCGCATTTCTCGCCCTCCGCCTTCGAGAAGACCACCGCGACCCCCTGGCCCTCGGGAAAGGTGAAGGCGGTTTCCGGCGCTGCGCCATCCGTCACGGTGATCTGCGAGGTGATGCAGATGTCCTGGAATGGCAATGCCTGCAGAGTCTCGCGTAGGACCGGCTCGGAGACATGCACGACCGGCGCCGCCTCCAGCGACGCGCCGATCACCTTCTCGGTGCGCGCCACTTCCAGCGCCGCCGTCACCACCCGCCGCGCCGACCGGATCCCCGCCCAGCGGGCCGCGAGATCGGAATCGCGCCATTCCGCCGGGGTGTCGGGGATGTCCTGAAGATGCACCGACCCTTGCTCGTCGGGATAACGCGACAGCCAGACATCCTCCATCGTGAAGACAAGGATCGGCGCCAGCCAGGTCGTCAGGCGGTGGAACAGCAGGTCGAGCACCGTGCGCGCCGCGCGCCGCTGCGCGGTGTCGCCATCGCAATAAAGCGCATCCTTGCGGATGTCGAAATAGAAGGCCGACAGATCGACGGTCGCGAAGGTGAAGACCGCCTGGAACACCTCCTGGAAGTCGAACCGCGCGTAGCCGTCGCGCACCTTTTCGTCGAGTTCTGCCAGCCGGTGCAGCACCCAGCGCTCGAGCTCGGGCATGTCGGAAGGGTCGACCCGGTCGGCTTCCGAAAAATCGCCCAGCGATCCGAGCAGGAAGCGCAGCGTGTTGCGCAGGCGGCGATAGCTGTCGGCCACCCCTTTCAGGATCTCCGGCCCGATGCGCTGGTCGACGGTGAAATCGGTCTGCGCCACCCAGAGCCGCAGGATATCGGCCCCGTACTGCTGCACCACCTTGTCGGGCGCGATGATGTTGCCCAGCGACTTGGACATCTTCATGCCCTTCTCGTCAAGCGTGAAGCCATGGGTCACGACGTTGCGATAGGGCGCGCGGCCCATCGTCCCGCAGGCTTGGAGCAGCGAGGAGTGGAACCATCCCCGGTGCTGGTCGGTCCCTTCCATATAGACATCCGCGATGCCGTCCTCGGTGCCGTCCTCGCGGTCGCGCAGCACGAAGGCATGGGTGGAGCCGCTGTCGAACCAGACGTCGAGAATGTCGAAGACCTGATCGTATTCGGCCGGATCCAGTTCGGTTTGCGTCTTGGGATCGACGACCCCCGAAAGGAAGCGCTCCTTCGCGCCGTCCTTGTACCAGGCGTCGGCCCCTTCAGCCTCGAACGCCTCGAGGATGCGCGCGTTGACCTCGTCATTGCGCAGCAGATAATCCGCATCGTCGTGGCGGGCACCGACCTTCGTGAAGCAGGTCAGCGGCACGCCCCAGGCCCGCTGGCGCGAGAGCACCCAGTCGGGGCGGACTTCGATCATCGAATAGAGGCGGTTGCGCCCCGATTTCGGCGTCCATTGCACCAGCTCGTCGATGGAGCGCAGCGCGCGTTCGCGGATCGTCTCTCCATAGCTGTCCTGCCCGTCCCCCACGGCGCGGTCGATCGCCGCGAACCATTGCGGGCGGTTCAGACGGATGACCGGCGCCTTGGAGCGCCAGCTGTGCGCGTCGGAGATGGTGATGCGCTTCCGGGCAAGCAAACCGCCGACCGCAATCAGCCTGTCAATAACTGCGGCATTTGCCTTACCGGGCTTACCGTTATTCTCAACGACCTTTAGCCCGCCGAAGAATTTTAGATCTTCACGAAAACTCGAGTCATTGAGGACGTTGTAGGTCATCGGGAGGCTGTATTCGCGACCCAGTTGATAGTCATCATCCCCATGACTTGGAGCGGTGTGAACGAAGCCTGTACCCGCGTCTGCGGTGACATGGTCGCCCGGCAGGAGCGGAACGTCGAAGTCCCACTCCCGATGTTCTTGATCTGCCCCGCGGAAAGGATGTGCGCAAACCAAATTAAGGCTTCTTATCTCGTCGGGGGTAAAGCTTTGAATCAGGGAAAGTCGAACGCCGGCAGCGTCCGCGAAGTCCTCCGCAAGCTTAGATGCAATCAGAACCTTGTCGCCACGCTTAGGCTCTCTGTCGACGTGCTCAACAGACTCAACCTCAAACAATTCGTAGGTGTCTGAAAATGACGATGTCCCGTAAGCGATAGCGCGGTTCGACGGGATCGTCCAAGGCGTAGTTGTCCATATGACCACCGAAGCGCCTTCGAGTTCTGGAGCTTCCAGCGAATTACGGTGCGTGGAACGTGCGTCTTTGATTTGTCCTGCTAAGGTCTGCCTATCAGCGAGGATTGGAAATCTAACCCAGATCGCGTCGGTCTGGCGGTCGTGGTATTCCACCTCCGCCTCGGCCAGCGCGGTCTTCTCGACCGGCGACCACATCACCGGCTTGGAGCCCTGATAGAGCGTCCCGTTCATCAGGAACTTCTGGAATTCCTCCGCGATCACCCGCTCGGCGTGGAAATCCATCGTGAGGTAGGGCTTGTCCCAGGTCCCGGTGATCCCCAGCCGCTTGAATTCCTCGCGCTGGATATCGACCCAGCCTTCGGCGAACTTGCGGCATTCCTGGCGGAAGTCGACGACGTCCACGTCGTCCTTGTCGCGCCCCTTGGCCCGGTACTGTTCCTCGATCTTCCACTCGATCGGCAGCCCGTGGCAGTCCCAGCCCGGCACATAACGCGCATCAAAGCCCATCATCTGGTGCGAGCGGACGATGAAATCCTTGATCGTCTTGTTCAGCGCGTGCCCGATGTGCAGGTGCCCGTTGGCATAGGGCGGCCCGTCATGCAGCGTGAAGGGCTTGCGCCCCTGCTTTTCCCGCAGCCGGTCGTAGACCCCGAGCTTTTCCCAGCGCGCCAGCCATTCGGGTTCGCGCTGCGGCAGGCCCGCGCGCATCGGAAAGTCGGTCTTCGGCAGGTTCAGCGTGTCTTTGTAATCAAGCTTGTCGGTCGTCTCGGCGCACATCGGTTGCGTCCCTCGTCTCGTCTTCTGGATTCATGAAATCGGTCGGTGCGAGCGGCTCGAACACCTTGGCCCGGCGTCTCGCGTCTCAGAGCGCCGGGGACGTAATTCGGATAATGATGGCTGCGGGGCATCGCATGCCCGCGCTTATAGGCGGCACCCCTTTCCGGAACAAGCCAAAACGCCGTCCGACCCGGCCATGAAGCGCGCCCCGGCCACCGGGTTCTCCACCAGGCGCTTGCCGCTCGGCGCGCGCGCTCCGTACCGACCGGACCGGACCCGGCGAGCCGGCGTCACTCGGTCCTGTTGCGGTCGAAAAGACCGGTGAGGCTGCGTTTGACGATGTCGCGGACCCGGGGCCGCGGGCGATAGGCGAAGGGAACGGGCCGGCAGACTTCGAGCGCGGCGACGCCGACCCGCGCGGTCAGCGCGCCGTTGACCAGGCCCTCACCGAAGCGCCGCGAGAGTCTGGCAAGGACGGTGCCGCCGAGGATCGGCTCGAGCATGTCATCCCCCGCCGCGACTGCGCCGGTGGCGACAAGATGCGTCATCACCGCGCGCGCAAGCCGCCAGTTGCCGAGAGTGCCGGAGCGCCCGCCATAGATCTCGGCCACGCGCCGGATCATCCGGAGGTTGGAACTGAGTGCCGCCGCGACGTCCGCGAAGGCCAGCGGCACCAGTGCGGTGACGGCCGCCACCTGCCGCGCGGCTGCCTCGACCTCGCGCGTTGCCATCGTATCGAGCGGGCCGAGCAGTTCGGCCTCGGCAAGCCCCATGAGCCCCGCGGCATCAAGCTGGTCGCCCTTCAGCGACGTGAAGCGGTCTCGCCCCCAGCGCAGTTCCTCACGATGGCCGTAAAGGGATTCCAGCCGGTCCGTGACCGCGCGCGCCGCCTTGAGATCGCCCGAAACCAGTGCGGCGTCGGCCTCGCGCCGGATGCTGTCGATGCGCGCCAGACGTCCGAATCCCGCGATCTCGCGCGCGGCCAGCAGCAGGACCACCACCAGAAAGGCCGCGATCAGGGCCGTCACCGCGTAGCCCAGCAGCGGATAGCTTGCGATCAGCCCGGTGACGAAGCTCCATGCCGCGATCGAGACGATGGTTCCCACAAGCGCCGATGCAAGCCCCCAGAACCACTTGCCCAGCCGCGAGCGCCGATGCGCCGCAAGCCTCGCGGCAATCTGCATCGCCTCGCCGCGCGGCGCCGGGAGTTCGGTATCCGGCACCGGCGGCGCGTCTGCGACAGTGACGTCGGGCTGCTCGCCCTCCACTTCGAAAAGGACCGGACCCCTAGCCATTCGCGCGCTCCCGTTGCCATTCAAGCCGTACATCGGGCAGCTGCGCATCGTTCAGCCGACCGTCGCTGCGCGAGACTTCGACGAAGCCGTTGCGCCGGTAGAAGCGCAGCGCCTTCGCATTGCGCTCGAAACTCCAAAGCCCGAGGCGCGGCGACTCTGTCTTGGCGGCCTCCAGCAATGCGGTGCCGATGCCGCGCGACTGGGCCTGCGGGACGAGGTAGAGCCCGTGGATCTCGGCTTCATCGCGCGCCAGAAAGCCAACGACCCGCGCGCCCTCGCGCGCCACTTTCACCCATCCCGCGTCGATCATGTCGCCTGCAAAACGAACTTCCTCGGCGCGGCTGTGAATCCGCGGGAGCCAGGGCAGCGCATCGTTGGCTGCCGACAGCACCTCTCCCACGGCGCCCGCGTCGAGCACCCGCGCGCGCGAGATCACCACCCCGATCAGAGCCTGTCCCCCAGCAGGAACTGCGCGGCCCTGTCGAGCCTTATGTGCGGCGGACCGTCACCCGGGCGCAAGGTCAGCGGCGCCGGCGCGAAGCTCATCACGCGGTAATCCTCGTCAAGCCAGGCCTGCGCACCGCTGCGTGCCGGATTCAGCAGGTGGCTCGGGTCGTGCGGCAACTCGCCGGCGTAGAAAGCGGCGGGCTTGCCGGTCTCGAGCAGCGTTCCGCGCACCACATCAAGCGTCCCGCCCTCATGCGCGCGGGTTTCCTCGGTGGTGGCCCGCAGCGATGCGATCGACATGGCGGCGGTCTGTGCGCCGGCGAACCTGGCCCGGTCGCCGGCTTCCCGCAGCAGCGCCGTCATGACCGCCGTCAGGCGTTCGTGCTGGGTATGATGCAGGTGATCCGCCTTGGTCGCGGCAAAGAGGATCTTCTCGACCCGCCGCCCCATGAACAGCCTTCCGAGAAAGGCGTTTCGCCCGGGCCGGAACGCGCCGAGGATGTCCGCCATCGCCGCGCGCAGATCCTCGACCGCCCTGGGGCCCTTGTGGATCGCCCCCAGGGCGTCGACCAGCACGACCTGCCGGTCGATCCGGGCGAAATGATCGCGGAAGAACGGCTTGACCACCTGCCGCTTGTAGGCCTCGTAGCGCCGCTCCATCTCGCGGCGCAGCGAACCGCGCG encodes:
- the ileS gene encoding isoleucine--tRNA ligase — its product is MCAETTDKLDYKDTLNLPKTDFPMRAGLPQREPEWLARWEKLGVYDRLREKQGRKPFTLHDGPPYANGHLHIGHALNKTIKDFIVRSHQMMGFDARYVPGWDCHGLPIEWKIEEQYRAKGRDKDDVDVVDFRQECRKFAEGWVDIQREEFKRLGITGTWDKPYLTMDFHAERVIAEEFQKFLMNGTLYQGSKPVMWSPVEKTALAEAEVEYHDRQTDAIWVRFPILADRQTLAGQIKDARSTHRNSLEAPELEGASVVIWTTTPWTIPSNRAIAYGTSSFSDTYELFEVESVEHVDREPKRGDKVLIASKLAEDFADAAGVRLSLIQSFTPDEIRSLNLVCAHPFRGADQEHREWDFDVPLLPGDHVTADAGTGFVHTAPSHGDDDYQLGREYSLPMTYNVLNDSSFREDLKFFGGLKVVENNGKPGKANAAVIDRLIAVGGLLARKRITISDAHSWRSKAPVIRLNRPQWFAAIDRAVGDGQDSYGETIRERALRSIDELVQWTPKSGRNRLYSMIEVRPDWVLSRQRAWGVPLTCFTKVGARHDDADYLLRNDEVNARILEAFEAEGADAWYKDGAKERFLSGVVDPKTQTELDPAEYDQVFDILDVWFDSGSTHAFVLRDREDGTEDGIADVYMEGTDQHRGWFHSSLLQACGTMGRAPYRNVVTHGFTLDEKGMKMSKSLGNIIAPDKVVQQYGADILRLWVAQTDFTVDQRIGPEILKGVADSYRRLRNTLRFLLGSLGDFSEADRVDPSDMPELERWVLHRLAELDEKVRDGYARFDFQEVFQAVFTFATVDLSAFYFDIRKDALYCDGDTAQRRAARTVLDLLFHRLTTWLAPILVFTMEDVWLSRYPDEQGSVHLQDIPDTPAEWRDSDLAARWAGIRSARRVVTAALEVARTEKVIGASLEAAPVVHVSEPVLRETLQALPFQDICITSQITVTDGAAPETAFTFPEGQGVAVVFSKAEGEKCARCWKVLPDVGTHSHAGVCERCDEALSED
- a CDS encoding YcjF family protein, which encodes MARGPVLFEVEGEQPDVTVADAPPVPDTELPAPRGEAMQIAARLAAHRRSRLGKWFWGLASALVGTIVSIAAWSFVTGLIASYPLLGYAVTALIAAFLVVVLLLAAREIAGFGRLARIDSIRREADAALVSGDLKAARAVTDRLESLYGHREELRWGRDRFTSLKGDQLDAAGLMGLAEAELLGPLDTMATREVEAAARQVAAVTALVPLAFADVAAALSSNLRMIRRVAEIYGGRSGTLGNWRLARAVMTHLVATGAVAAGDDMLEPILGGTVLARLSRRFGEGLVNGALTARVGVAALEVCRPVPFAYRPRPRVRDIVKRSLTGLFDRNRTE
- a CDS encoding GNAT family N-acetyltransferase, with amino-acid sequence MISRARVLDAGAVGEVLSAANDALPWLPRIHSRAEEVRFAGDMIDAGWVKVAREGARVVGFLARDEAEIHGLYLVPQAQSRGIGTALLEAAKTESPRLGLWSFERNAKALRFYRRNGFVEVSRSDGRLNDAQLPDVRLEWQRERANG